The Crocinitomicaceae bacterium genome includes a region encoding these proteins:
- the murD gene encoding UDP-N-acetylmuramoyl-L-alanine--D-glutamate ligase, with translation MSKISYTVILGAGESGVGAALLAKAKGHTVFLSDYGKIKPSYKQELEENDLEFEEGKHSEDKILNADLVIKSPGIPEKAPIIKKLREKKIPVISEIEFASRFTNKKMVCITGSNGKTTTTMLVHHILKKGGKKAELAGNVGKSLARQVIDDTADVYVIELSSFQLDDMYDFKADIAILLNITPDHLDRYNYEMQNYVDSKFRIIQNMTKGDWFIYNADDPVILTEMQKRNIAAQLAPFSIEKQEGMIGYVNNNQININLKPEFTMSIHDLSLKGKHNTQNSLAAAITGRLLEIRNESLIESLSDFKNVEHRLEFVAKINGVEFINDSKATNVNSVWYALDCMDKPLVWIVGGVDKGNDYDSLLPLVKDKVKAIVCLGTDNEKIKSTFSGLVEHIAEAKSAYEAVALSYRFAKKDMAVLLSPACASFDLFENYEDRGKQFKAAVRQL, from the coding sequence ATGAGTAAAATTAGTTATACTGTTATTCTTGGCGCCGGTGAAAGTGGGGTAGGCGCAGCCTTGCTTGCAAAAGCAAAGGGTCATACTGTTTTTCTGTCTGACTACGGAAAAATAAAACCGTCATACAAACAAGAGCTTGAAGAAAATGACCTGGAATTTGAAGAAGGAAAACACAGTGAAGATAAAATTCTGAATGCAGATTTGGTAATTAAAAGTCCTGGCATTCCTGAAAAAGCTCCCATCATAAAAAAATTGCGAGAGAAAAAAATTCCTGTGATTTCTGAAATTGAATTTGCATCACGGTTTACTAATAAGAAAATGGTTTGTATCACGGGTTCAAATGGTAAAACCACCACCACCATGTTGGTTCATCACATCTTGAAAAAGGGAGGGAAAAAAGCTGAACTGGCAGGTAACGTTGGTAAATCATTGGCGCGTCAGGTCATTGATGATACGGCAGATGTTTATGTGATTGAACTCAGTTCATTTCAGTTAGATGATATGTATGATTTCAAAGCTGACATTGCCATCCTGCTTAATATCACACCAGATCATCTTGACCGGTACAATTATGAAATGCAGAATTATGTGGATTCTAAATTCCGCATTATTCAAAACATGACAAAAGGAGACTGGTTCATTTATAATGCAGATGATCCGGTTATTCTCACCGAAATGCAAAAAAGAAATATTGCCGCACAACTGGCACCATTCTCTATTGAAAAACAAGAGGGAATGATTGGATATGTAAACAACAACCAAATAAATATAAACCTTAAACCTGAATTCACTATGTCAATCCACGACCTGTCCCTCAAAGGGAAACACAACACGCAAAACTCACTGGCAGCTGCAATTACCGGCCGTCTGTTAGAAATCAGAAATGAAAGTCTGATAGAGAGTTTGTCTGATTTTAAAAATGTTGAACACCGACTTGAATTTGTTGCTAAAATAAATGGTGTTGAGTTCATCAATGATTCAAAAGCAACCAATGTAAATTCTGTGTGGTATGCACTGGATTGTATGGATAAACCTTTGGTTTGGATTGTAGGTGGTGTTGACAAAGGCAATGATTATGACTCCTTGTTGCCCTTGGTAAAGGATAAAGTAAAAGCCATTGTTTGCTTAGGTACTGACAATGAAAAAATCAAATCTACTTTCAGCGGCTTGGTTGAACATATTGCTGAAGCTAAATCAGCTTATGAGGCGGTTGCTTTATCGTATCGCTTTGCAAAAAAAGACATGGCGGTTTTGCTCTCACCTGCCTGCGCAAGTTTTGATTTGTTTGAAAACTATGAAGACAGAGGAAAACAATTTAAAGCGGCTGTAAGACAATTATAA
- a CDS encoding phospho-N-acetylmuramoyl-pentapeptide-transferase, whose product MLYYLFHYLDSLGVPGAGVFDYISFRSAMAIITSLLISMVFGKKIIALLRKQQIGETVRDLGLEGQKAKEGTPTMGGLIILAAVLIPTLLFAKLENIYVIIMLIATVLLGLIGFIDDYIKVFKKNKEGLAGRFKVVGQILVGVIVGSILYFHPDVQVHENIPVTENMPNSVEVSSKHQHTDAGTKWVMTKDMTTTIPFVKDNEFNYNWLIGDTAKSYGWLLFIPVVIFIIISVSNGANMTDGLDGLATGTSGIIAIALAILAYVSGHIEFADYLNVMYIPDSAELVIFIAAFMGACIGFLWYNSYPAQVFMGDTGSLAIGGIIATFAILIRKELLIPVLCGVFLIENLSVVMQVMWFKYTKKKFGEGRRIFKMAPLHHHYQKLGIHEAKIVSRFWIVGLILAVITIVTLKLR is encoded by the coding sequence ATGTTGTATTATTTGTTCCATTATCTAGATTCATTAGGCGTGCCAGGGGCTGGCGTGTTTGATTATATCTCCTTCAGATCAGCTATGGCTATCATCACATCATTGCTTATCTCTATGGTGTTTGGTAAAAAAATCATTGCTCTTTTGCGCAAACAGCAAATAGGTGAAACAGTACGTGATTTAGGTTTGGAAGGTCAAAAAGCAAAAGAAGGAACACCTACTATGGGTGGTCTAATCATTTTAGCTGCGGTGCTGATTCCAACTTTGCTTTTTGCCAAATTAGAAAACATCTACGTGATCATTATGTTGATTGCTACCGTGCTTTTAGGTTTGATTGGGTTCATTGATGATTACATTAAAGTATTCAAAAAAAATAAAGAAGGTCTTGCCGGACGTTTCAAAGTAGTTGGTCAAATTCTGGTAGGTGTAATTGTTGGTTCAATATTATATTTTCATCCTGATGTGCAGGTGCATGAAAATATTCCGGTAACTGAAAATATGCCAAACAGTGTTGAGGTTTCATCCAAGCATCAACATACTGATGCTGGAACCAAATGGGTGATGACGAAAGACATGACAACCACCATTCCTTTTGTAAAAGACAATGAATTTAATTACAACTGGCTGATTGGTGACACGGCAAAAAGTTATGGATGGTTGCTGTTTATTCCGGTAGTTATTTTCATCATCATCTCTGTTTCAAACGGTGCAAATATGACAGATGGGTTAGATGGTTTGGCAACGGGCACATCGGGTATTATTGCTATTGCTTTAGCTATCCTTGCATACGTTTCAGGTCACATTGAATTTGCTGATTATCTCAACGTGATGTACATTCCTGATTCAGCTGAATTAGTAATTTTTATTGCAGCTTTTATGGGCGCCTGTATCGGGTTTCTCTGGTACAATTCTTATCCTGCCCAAGTGTTTATGGGTGATACCGGAAGTTTAGCAATTGGTGGAATTATAGCAACGTTTGCAATTCTCATCCGAAAAGAATTATTGATTCCGGTTCTATGTGGTGTTTTCCTGATTGAAAATTTATCGGTTGTTATGCAAGTGATGTGGTTCAAATACACCAAGAAAAAGTTTGGTGAGGGACGAAGAATTTTCAAAATGGCTCCTCTGCATCATCATTACCAAAAATTAGGAATTCATGAAGCAAAAATTGTTTCGCGTTTCTGGATTGTCGGATTAATTCTGGCAGTTATAACCATTGTCACACTCAAATTGAGATAG
- a CDS encoding UDP-N-acetylmuramoyl-L-alanyl-D-glutamate--2,6-diaminopimelate ligase: MKNLQDILYKVNIVSVHGTTDRMIEAVVFDSRKVVENSAFVAVRGVQADGHAFIEKAILQGATAIICETLPEKRIEQITYVQVKDSSVALAYMATNYFDNPSQKITLVGITGTNGKTTTTTLLHDLFTGFGHACGLISTVVNKIGNREIPSTHTTPDPVELNRLLNEMVNVGCKYCFMEVSSHAIHQHRITGLEYKVAAFTNITHDHLDYHKTFKEYILAKKAFFDQLPSSAISVINIDDANGDIMVQNTKAKVRKLALLTLADYKAKIIENSFSGLVLSINGHEVYTHLIGGFNAYNLLTVYAVAVELGYQPLDVLVGISSLKSVEGRFQYFNSDKKITAIVDYAHTPDALKNVLGTIQSVRTRNEQVITIVGCGGDRDRTKRPVMATIAADMSDRVILTSDNPRSENPDEIIREMQTGVPAERYQRVLSITNRAEAIKVACTLAQPGDILLIAGKGHEKYQEINGVKHPFDDFETVKQTLKSLQK, from the coding sequence GTGAAAAATTTACAAGACATATTGTATAAAGTAAATATTGTTTCAGTGCACGGTACAACTGATCGTATGATTGAGGCAGTAGTTTTTGATTCTAGAAAAGTGGTTGAAAATTCAGCTTTCGTTGCCGTACGTGGTGTACAAGCTGATGGTCATGCATTCATTGAAAAAGCAATTCTGCAAGGTGCAACAGCAATCATTTGTGAGACCTTACCTGAAAAACGAATTGAACAAATCACCTATGTGCAGGTGAAAGATTCATCTGTTGCGTTAGCGTACATGGCGACAAATTATTTTGATAATCCGTCTCAAAAAATAACGCTGGTTGGTATTACCGGAACGAATGGAAAAACTACCACAACTACTTTATTGCATGATTTATTTACCGGTTTTGGTCATGCATGCGGATTAATTTCTACAGTAGTAAATAAAATTGGAAACAGAGAAATTCCATCTACGCATACAACGCCTGACCCGGTAGAATTGAACAGGCTTTTGAATGAAATGGTAAATGTGGGATGCAAGTATTGTTTTATGGAAGTGAGTTCACATGCCATACACCAGCACCGCATCACCGGACTTGAGTATAAAGTTGCAGCATTCACTAACATCACGCATGATCATTTGGATTATCATAAAACATTCAAAGAGTATATTCTTGCCAAAAAAGCATTCTTTGATCAATTGCCTTCATCAGCTATTTCGGTCATTAATATTGATGATGCCAACGGTGATATCATGGTGCAAAATACCAAGGCAAAAGTGCGTAAGTTGGCATTATTAACACTGGCAGATTACAAAGCAAAAATTATTGAAAATAGTTTTTCCGGATTAGTACTATCAATAAACGGGCATGAAGTGTACACGCATTTAATTGGTGGATTTAATGCCTATAATCTCTTAACAGTTTATGCCGTTGCAGTTGAGTTAGGATATCAACCATTAGATGTTTTAGTTGGCATTAGCAGTTTAAAATCTGTAGAAGGTAGATTTCAATATTTCAATTCAGACAAAAAAATTACTGCCATTGTAGATTATGCTCATACACCTGATGCGTTGAAAAATGTTTTGGGGACAATTCAATCTGTGCGTACGCGCAATGAACAAGTAATTACTATTGTAGGTTGTGGTGGTGATCGTGATCGCACCAAAAGACCGGTGATGGCAACAATTGCGGCAGACATGAGTGATCGTGTCATTTTAACTTCTGATAATCCACGTTCTGAAAATCCTGATGAAATTATTCGTGAAATGCAAACCGGTGTTCCGGCAGAAAGATATCAGCGTGTTTTATCAATTACCAATCGTGCTGAAGCAATCAAGGTAGCGTGCACACTTGCGCAACCGGGAGATATTTTGCTCATAGCCGGAAAGGGGCATGAAAAATACCAAGAAATAAATGGTGTAAAACATCCCTTTGATGATTTTGAAACTGTAAAACAAACCCTTAAATCCCTTCAGAAATAA
- a CDS encoding FtsW/RodA/SpoVE family cell cycle protein, with translation MKDLFKYLGGDRNIWVLAIFLGLISVVSVFSFIPILVKVKGMSYAYLFFKHFSLLLLGFVLMYVVHKIPVKVYSRLARFLMYVAVILLVLTMLVGESVNGADRWLKIPFVPFSFQTSDFAKLALIVYLARQFTKRKDEFGDFKVVFKHILLPTGMIILLILPSNLSTAGLVAMLAFAMMILAKFPWKWIGLSVGSMVAVFLLLLLVAKLQPEVLPRVETWRMRIVRMFGDDVEQKEQIQVNNALAAIKNGAITWNDPLPEGPGNGVLKHYIPEAYADFYFAALIEEGGLPTAILIIILYLAMFFRFIKAGLGAEDLYGTYVALGIAVMLMSQALINMMVSTKLMPVTGQNMPLLSMGGTSSWFTCIAFGMVLSISRNQFKSTNQTEPNVIE, from the coding sequence TTGAAAGATTTGTTCAAATATCTAGGCGGAGATCGCAATATCTGGGTACTGGCAATTTTCCTTGGATTAATTTCCGTGGTGTCGGTTTTCAGTTTTATCCCCATTCTTGTAAAAGTGAAAGGGATGAGTTATGCTTATTTATTTTTCAAACATTTCTCCTTGTTATTGCTTGGTTTTGTGCTCATGTATGTGGTACATAAAATTCCGGTGAAAGTGTATTCAAGGCTTGCCCGGTTTTTGATGTATGTAGCAGTAATTCTGCTTGTGCTTACCATGTTGGTTGGTGAAAGTGTAAATGGAGCAGATCGTTGGTTGAAAATTCCTTTTGTTCCGTTTTCATTTCAGACATCTGATTTTGCAAAGCTTGCACTCATAGTTTATCTGGCAAGACAATTTACAAAACGCAAAGATGAGTTTGGTGATTTTAAAGTTGTGTTCAAACATATTTTATTACCAACCGGAATGATTATTTTACTCATTCTGCCATCTAATCTTTCAACCGCCGGACTTGTTGCAATGCTCGCTTTTGCTATGATGATTCTTGCAAAATTTCCATGGAAATGGATTGGTTTATCTGTTGGTTCCATGGTGGCTGTTTTTCTCTTGTTGTTGTTGGTTGCAAAACTACAGCCTGAAGTATTACCGCGTGTTGAAACATGGCGCATGCGAATTGTGAGAATGTTTGGAGATGATGTAGAACAGAAAGAACAAATTCAAGTAAACAATGCGCTGGCCGCTATCAAAAATGGTGCAATCACGTGGAATGATCCATTGCCTGAAGGTCCGGGTAATGGTGTGCTTAAACATTATATTCCTGAAGCGTATGCAGATTTTTATTTTGCAGCGCTGATTGAAGAAGGCGGTTTGCCAACGGCTATACTTATTATAATTCTGTATCTGGCAATGTTTTTCAGGTTTATCAAAGCCGGATTAGGAGCAGAAGATTTGTATGGAACATACGTGGCACTAGGTATAGCAGTTATGCTGATGTCGCAGGCATTAATCAATATGATGGTAAGTACAAAATTAATGCCTGTCACCGGGCAAAATATGCCCCTGCTTTCAATGGGTGGTACATCATCATGGTTTACGTGCATTGCATTTGGAATGGTATTAAGCATCAGCCGGAATCAATTTAAATCAACTAATCAAACCGAACCAAATGTCATTGAATAG